AACCTACGCTCCCAGAGGGAATCTGATTTCTAGTCAGACGCCTTAACCGCTCGGCCACGACTGCTTCTTGTGTAACGGAATTTATATTGTAGTTTTGTATGTGCCTATGTTTCAATGCTCGAAAGGACCCACGATAAAGATGCCAAATTGGCCCCTTTCACCGATAAACAAAATGTATCATCGGCGTATTTCGGACCTCCGGAGCGTAGTATCGATTTATGTCCGAATCGAACTAATGCATACGCTCGTTGTGCGAGCAAAATGCTATACAAGCTTGTACGCGATTAATTGTTTAGTGCAGCTTTTATGAAATATTGCTTGCGGGCTAATCTGATTTTTCGGTTACAATTCAAACTGGTATTTTTGTAAAacttaaattatttattccatAATTTCGCCTCTCCTGTGGTCATGTGTTGTACCTATCCCTTCGAAACTTCCCTTcttactgctgttgttgttacttgAATTCCAGTGAAATCACAACAAGTATTGCAAAGATAAGGAGCTTCAttcataagccgtggccacacggggcgaaaactctagcgcaaacgaaaaaattaatgccaaaacttttgcgcttcgatatgtttacatggccgggttgaggaaattaaaatcgtttttttgaagaaaaggattgaatacactagtaatgatcactcactgtcgatgtaaaccacaaaaagaacatattgtgagccctaccgtttgcaaaaagcttttacgctaggttttacgctccacggaccaataatcgtttgacagcatgtaaacggcaagcgtaaacgttttggcattaattttttcgtttgcgctagagttttcgccccgtgtggccacggctatagcCTTATCATTCGGATGTAATCCATCGATGATATCTTTTATTGCTTTGGGGAAATTATAAAGATAAACCGCCAAAACATGGAATTGGTGCTAATGGTTCCAGTTCGTATGAGTTCCGAGTAGTTTCGACCAAGCTAGGCGCCAATCAGTAGCAAACCTGCGTGATTTGCAGCTTGATAATCTCGAACGCCATGTTCAGTGTGAGGAGATTAACTTGCAAACACTGGACATAGGCTGTTTCAATGCTGCTCAACCGTTTCTCTAGGATTTCAATATTCTCCACCAAATCGGGTAAGAAGTCGAGCACAGCTTCTTCCTCCAGGGAAGCCTGTTTCTCGTCCAGCCGAGTGAGGAGCACGTCCGGTTCGCTGAAGATGTTGCCACCATCGAACACCTCCAGTAGGCTAGAGTTGAACCAGCGGTACTCGGGCCACAATCCGGCCGCATACATGGCATCGATTTCCTTTTGCAGCCCGTCAGCAACTCGCGTTACTATGCAGTTACTGAATCCAAAACCGGCAACGTCCATATCGTCATCGATGAGCTCCTGTACCAGCGGTGCACACTCCTCGTCGACATGATGCGTCCGGACGTACTCCTGGATCTCTATCTCCTGATCGATCGCCTGCTGTAGGTGTATTGCCTTTTCTTCGATCACTTTCGCCTCGAGCGCAAAGATGAGCTGGGTCACATTGCGTTTCACCTCCGTGATACCCTCCACCATGCTTGGTTCCAGCTGATTGTAGAGTGGCAGCAACACTTCCTGCAACCGGTCCATTACCTCAAACGTAAGCAGACGGTTCTCAGGCGATGCTAGCGTGCCCTACCATCGTCAAAATCAAGAAAACATGGAAGTTGAATCTTAAATGTTACGGAGTTTTGAATGAGACAAAACTTACCATCcccagcactagcagcaggaATACGGTACGAATCATTTGTTGGCCGAAATGGTACAGCTCTAAATCACGGTTCAATCACAACTGCCAGAAAGCCCAATGATCGTATCGCACTTTATCGATACCTCGGCAGAACATATCGATGCCTGGGATGCGATAATCACGCTTCATTGGATCGCACTCCTACTTCCGTCGCGGTACGGTTCATAGTCATGCCCTAATCATTGTATGAGGGATTACCTAAAATCACAAACACCGTCCCGTGGTTCGACGGAGGTTAGTCATCGAGACCAAAAATAACCTCGCCTGAACACCTGCAGCTTCCTGGAGCTTATCGAACGCTGCAATAGCCATTGAAGTTAGTCGTCACCGTTTAAAGTTCTTCAAGACTGCCTTGGGTCTATTGTATTTTTCATCCCACGCAGTCAATAAAAGAACATTCGAGGAAAATGTGGTTGTAAAGGTCCTACATAATCCGAGGATTCGATTTTCTTGACAGTTTTCTTAAGTGAACCCACCTAAAATCCGCTTAATCTTGATTCAATTGAAGGgaataaatatttttgaacATGAgggattaaaaataaagagcCTACGGggtagatagagagagataaaatGTACCATTTTATCCGTGGTATCCAATTCGAAGTTTTCAATTGACGCCAAACATAACGTGCATTCCTTCAATCGAACCGAAGTCGTTTGTGGCTTATGCGTACACAACGTTCAATGATGAGCAAAGTTCATTAGCAACTCcgattttgtttgttccgttcGAGTGAAAATGCTGCCCGATGACCTAAACGCATCTGCGTCACCAAGAAAGGGAGTCCTGTATAATTTCGGactgaaacaaaacaatccacTCGTGGGTCACAGGGTTATGTATCTCTgctgtatttgtttgttttccatttagttttatttcggtttgtttctgttgttttttgctagaataatttattaataGTTAATAGTTTCATTATCCTTCGACACCATTATATTGAGTGGCTCTCTATGCGAGTGACCCGTCGCGACTGCCGACCGCGCGATACAAAAACCGtatcccctctctctccctctctgtcgcTTGCTCGCGGTATTTGATGGCACATGATAGCAGCTATAGCTTCTTAATGGCCTCTATCTGACACAtagcgtgtgtgagtgtatgcaTTTGGTTCTGATGCTGTGGGGGTTGGTTTTAGAACCAAAAAAGAAGGCAATATTAAACTAATTCGAGGCCACGAAAGGAATGTTCTTAGCACtaatggaatgtgtgtgtttagagGAGCATGCGTTCGCCAATTACTTCCTAATGCTAAACCGTATATCGTCAACAATCGACCGCAGGCTCTTGGTGAATTCCaaccatttgcatttcatgAGTTTTTCCACATTCCAGTCGGCAACTCAATATAATTAATTGGGAATCATTTCCATTGCACATTCCGTACTTCAAACCGTTtcagcaacgaacgaaacgtgTTATTCGAATTGAACTCAAATCCTACATAAACTATGCGAGCTAAATAACAAAAACGAAGCCGTACCCCGTATACGGtttgaagcaataaattaaatttcattctcTTCATTACTTATCTCTAACCGATTCGTTTCTGCGAGTGTTTCTCTTGTACTACGATTTCATTACGcaaaattccattccattaattTCTCCACATTATCATGACTTTTACATTTCATGCAACGTTGTTGTAATGGACGATGGCcagagatcgatcgatgaaataAGTTAAATATAGAGGGGAACAAAAAGTCGCAAATAAATACCAATAAATCTAGCTGCTGATGGGGAGGGTATTGCTATTAGGAATGATGATTGAATTATTGAAATTCATACATTAATATGGCTCTCTCTATGTGTGAACGGTGCCCCCTCTGGGTGAGGCAACGGTGCGCAACCAACCATATTGCCAACTATTCTGAtgtaaaattgtaaaaaaatccTTCTCTCCAAGCCTCTCTCTGGATGTCTAATTCCTTCCAGAGGAATATCGTTATAGCGCTTAAACGAGCGAGGTGAGAGTGTGACCAATTTTGTCAtgacccgtcgtcgtcgtcgttggcccaGTTCGTATTTTTACTATTTCCGAATATTCCACCCCATCAGCAGTGCTGGAGGGTACGGTAGTGGCTCCCGGTGGCCGCTTCACGGGAACATTGCTAAGGACCGGGTTTTCTTCAGCTTCCCCAATGGCTGCGGCAGCCACTTCTCCGGTTCTCGGATCGACTAGCACCATTTGCAGCTCGTTGTCGACATTCGAGAATCGTAAGGCAATATCTTTGGACTGTTTTTTGTCGATCATGTGGCTGATCTCGAGGTTCgcgctcagctgctgctgctgctggccctgcTTGCTCATATCAAGATAGGACAGGACTCGACGTGGTTGGCGGCTCGGTGAATCGTACTCACTAATGCTACCCGCATTCGCTGCCGCTAGCTCGATAAAGGACGTTTCTTCGAACCGCGTGCGGCCACAGATGGTGCTGCCCCGGGAAGACGATACCGAGGCTGGTGAGCCCGTACTGGCGGATGAGTTCAGATGCTGCTCCATCATGCTACCAGCGTCGCCGTTTCCACCGTTCACCATTTTCGGTCGCAGACGAACATCGTTTTCGTACCGTAGCTTCTGTTCGATCGTAGCCGTTTCGATCAGTGGTCGGGGGATGTCGTAGCTTTGAAGCAGTAGCTGCTTCTTGTCCTCTGATAGCGTGATGGCGCTACTGGTTGGTGTTTGGTACCTTCCGGCTAGCTCGCTGGTGTTACTGTTGTCGTGTACCGATTCGTACTGTGGCGGTGTCCAGAGGCTTTCGAGGCGATCCTGTTCCTCCTTGCATATGGCGATCTTGGCGCAGTCTACCTCTGGGGATATCAACGCCAAAAGACACAAAGATATGTAATGAATCGTGCGAGATATGGTTGTACCCTTCGGTAGCTCACTCTACGTACCGTCTACGTTCACGCAGTACACCGGATTCGAGATCGAGTTCTGCTCCATATCGATATACTTGGCACTTCGTCCCAGCAGTAGCTCGAACTGGCCAGCCAGATGCTTAAAGCTGGGCCGCTGTTTAGGATCATCTGCCCAGCAGGATCGCACGATCGAGTATCTAGAGCGAGACAGGCAGAAAACGATTAACTACTACCACAGACGTAGTATAAACTACCGTACTTACATTTCCTCGGAGCAATTCTTTGGACACTCCATGCGGTAACCTTGCTTTAGCAGATTGTACAGATTCTGGGGTGGAATACCGGGATAGGGTGAGGCACCGAGTGTGATCAGTtcccagcacagcacaccgaACGCCCAGACATCGCTCTTGGTGGTGTAGATGTGATCCGCTAGCGATTCCGGTGCCATCCACTTGACTGGTACCCGATCTTTGCTCTTCTTCAGATACGCATCGTCCTCGTACACGTCGCGCGTTAACCCAAAGTCCGATATCTTGCAGACCTTGCCCTCGGCCAGCAGCACATTCCGGGCCGCCAGATCTCGGTGGACTAGCTTGATGTCGGTTAGGTACGCCATACCCTTGCTGATCTGCCAGGCGAACGAAAGAATGTCCTTCACCGTGATCGGTTCGACGGAGTTTTCGTAGTCCGCGTTCAGCACCTCCAGCTTACGACTGAGGCGCAGATAGTTTCTGTTGCAAAAGAACGTCGAATTAGCGGTTGTAGCGGCACACGCACTTCTTACGAACTTACTTCAACGAGCCGTACTGGCAATACTCGATGATGAGTAACGGGGAGTCACCCTTGGTACAGGCACCGAGCAATCGAATAACGTTCGGATGGTTCACCTCCTGCAGTAGCTGATACTCAGATAGTAGCGCTAACAGTTCGACCGAGTTGGCACCCGTTTTGAGCATCTTTACCGCCACCGTAGTAATACCGGGCTTTTCCGGTAGATCCGTCGCGAAGCCCTTCAGCACCTTACCGAACTCTCCTTCACCGAGCGTCGCATCGAGGATTAGGTTCGAGCGAGGAAACTCCCACTTCGAGTCATACTggggaagggaaaatgaaaatgatgtcATGCCTACAATATTATTtgatatatgtgtgtgtatgctacTTACATCGATCTTAAAATTGATCTCATTCATTCGCGAGGTCAGCGGTAACTCGACGTTAAATATCTCGGTATCATTGCTGACGAGATTCATGGCGATGCTGTTAAGACCGGAATTGCCACTATTATCGATCAGCTTGCCCTTGATCGGTACCTTTCGGCTGAAACAGTACGATACGATCATCACGGCGAGTACCATCGGTATTAGTACGATCGCCAGCAGATAGATCGAGGCGTGTGGTCCCTTGATGAGCCCCGGCTCATACACACTGCCATCGCGAACGGCCGCCGGTGGCACATTTTCGGTATCGTTCAATTCCGCTCCCGTACTGGGCACGGTTAGAAGCTCTACGTCACTAGCTTTCTCCCCTGAACCTCGGATCGTCTCTGTCGcttccgttgtcgtcgtggtggtagtCGTAGAACTCGAggtcgtagtggtggtgctagttTTGTTCCTTTTGTGCGACGGAAGAATGCGCAGATTGTCCGTACAGGTGCAGTGTCCTGTGCTACGGCAGCTGCAATGGCCGGGGGCCGTATGAATTCCTCGTGGTTTATCCGAATCGTGCACTCCAACAATGTCCGGCTTGAACACGCAATCTTGCGGGCAGATGTGGATCTTCTCGCGATGGCCCATCTCTTCCAGTGGATCACAGATCCCATCCGGACAGTGCGTCAACCCGGACGAACAGGTAGGATAGTCTTCGCTCCAGGGTTGCAAGAGGGCCGCTGGTCCATCCGGGCTACGGTACTCACACGGGCCGAGCAAACTGCCGATTCCACAGGCCCCCAGGCAACTGCTGCGGTTCGGATGGATAGCACAAAAGTCTTCCACCCCACCTTCCACGAGTACCGTCCCCCCAGCGCACTGGGCAGCATCAGGATTTTTGCGCATTCGCACCAAAATGTTAACACTATAGTTCTTCCACGACACTGTGATTTCGTGCCGGCTTTCGAGGCTCTTCTCGTTGAAGGCCGTTTCGTTCTTCAGATAAATGATGCCCGCCACACGCGTGATCCCAAACGCATCCAGCGGGTTGCTCGTCAAACGGAAGCTCAAATCGGAAACTCCGCTCTCCTGCTGGATGAGCTGTTTGAAATTTCGCGGTTCCGCTATCCGAGCGTACTTTCGCGAGGTATCATATACGATGGCTTCCTTCGGGTAGGCGATCCTGGCCGGTGTCGTAACATCCTTTTTGCTCTTTCTTCGGGCTTGCTGTGGCTTCGTTTCGAACCTTGATCCACTGCTGGCTTCGGCATACGCTGGAGCAGCATCACCGCTGTTGCTCGTCAGTGCCTCCGGTCGGGGCAGATCGTACTCGTGGATACGGTTcaggttggtggtgatgcagaTGGTTACGTTCCCATCCTCGCCTGTTGATGATGGCCGACCGTGCCTTTTTCCGCCATCCGTGGTTCGTTCGACCGTTGGATCAACGGCTTGCAATGTAACGCAGTACGGGCTATGGCGAAGGATGCCGGATCGGGCAAACAGAAGCTCTGGAAAATACATCCGGGGATCCGTGTGATAACGTCAACTCATACTAGATTCTCCCTTCGCTCTCTCCCCTCATACTTACTGCAGCCAAACACCGTCTGCTTAAGTCCATCGTCGTGCTCATTCTCGTACATTGCACAGTCGACACGGAACAGCTCCATCAGATCACCGAGCAACCGATAGTGGACCCGGTTGTTTACCGGAATCGAATCATCATCCGTGAACACGATACGGAAGTGTCCCACCGGATCACCCTGCAATCGGTACAACGTAGATGAATTAATTATTAAGCAAATGTATGGAATGCTGTGACCTGTGACAACAGCCGTGGCTCTTGATTGCAAAATCCAACTCTGGATTGCAATACTTCAGGTtgggcagcatcatcgttccaTGAAACGGATTCACACTCTTTGAAGGCTCTCCTGTGTGGTGCAAGTATCTACGTCAAACTAAATTCAGGAATTggcaaaacccaaaaatagCCTTTGTAGTAtcaaaaaatgtatttttttaaaatatgttgTTTATGATGCAGCCTTCCACTCACCAGAGCCAGCACGTGATTTCTGTCGGTGGCCGGTAGTAATCGAATCGTAATTGGACCATCTACCTATCTCTATTGTCCCACATGTCACATatccaccaaccaaaccacaagtGGCATCcactttttaaaaaaatcaatataacACCAAGAGTACGCTTGTGTTTGTCGTCAGTTGATGCGATAGCTACACTTTCCAACCGGTGTATCCGACAGCTGGGCGACAAATTTCCATTCTACGCAACACCATGATTGCCAACCATCGAAACTCCGCACGGATGGTCGGTACCATTCCAGCAAATCAATTTGCTCTCCATCTCTCCATGGCGCATCGAGCTGCCATTACTTCACATTTTTTGAGTTATTCGAAGTTATGGCtatgtcggttttttttgtctttggttggttggtttggttgagcTGCACCACTAATTTGTGTAATTCAACAATGAAAGCAAAATGCATGGTAATTGCTCCCgatcaaatgattttttgtgaTGCAGCATATTTACTTCAAAAAGGTAGTGTTCTCTACTCCGTTCCTGAAAAGCACTTCATCATCGCGAACAGTGTgtatgccgccgccgtcgttttGGACCTCTGGGAAGAcaagggattttttttgtagagTATTATGTTATGCCTGTGTGGCGGACCGGAATAGCGAACACGAGCCTTGGTTTGAGGGATAATAGCCAATAATAATGCCGGTTCAATTCGTCACCCTTAACGTCCCTACAcagtcgtcagcagcagcagcagcagcagcaggtgacaCCCCTGGTTGTGGTGCAGACGTCGATGGACGCAATATAAACCAGGTAAAATGAATTACTTTTATCACGCCTCACAAAACCCCGTGATGGCGTGCTGCGAACACAAAAAAGACAATGTGTTCTAAGCTGACTACAACCCGGCTCGGATTCTCCTTGATACTTGTTGGGTAGTAGCTTCTTTTcagggaaaattaattttctccgTTCGAAGGAATACGGACGATGATAACCttttctcgaaaaaaaaaaaaaaggtaaagcaGTAAAGCAAGCTCGTCGGTGACTCTTCAATTTGTGGCTATCAATTTCATTCCTTTGCTCGAAAAGTTCGTTACTTCCATAAGAAACATCGTGTTTTCTATTGTCTCTGAGGTCGCCTGCAAGGCGGGAGGTAAATGTCAATTCGCAACGGAATAGCCTCATAAAAGCAATCCCGATCCGGAAGATTTGAGACAAACATTCGCGATAATCTGGATATTAACCAAGAATATCCGAGAGCTCCACGAATCATCCTCAATTCTCAACTTGGGCACCGAGTTTTTGTATGCAAACAAGGCCACGATTCGTTCTGGACTTGTTCGGGCCATCATGATCGAGAAACATTGCAGTGAGCCGAAGAAGCTGCGTACGGCGCTATTAGAGAGTAGAATTCTAGGAGGAGAGGAGCTTATGGTCATATAACAAATGAGTTCACTTTATAACCTCCGCGTGTGTGCATAGCCAGTAACTGGGCACTGCATATATAgcacaggcacaggccacCACAGACCATGGCCATGTTTTTATGAGTTCTTTGTTCTTTTGCGTTCCATGTGCCATCCAATGCCGAGGAACCGCCGTACGGAAAGTGGTATTACGGTCTGTCGTCCGGGTAACAACACAGGACTCTTCCCCACACTGGGGAAAGGCACAACGATTCGCATTCGTCGGACGGGTGGGGGACCCCGGGGGCTGCtgaaaatatgcaaattcaTTTGCTCTTTTCGttgccatcaccgtcgtcgtcgtcgtcgtcgtcgtcgtcatcatggACAAATAGCAGGAAACTATCGAAAAGGGGGCAGTTCCTGTGCTGGTCCTTGCCCATGTTTGGAAAGTCCTTAGTCCGATTTCCTGCTCCTGAACCGACAACACAAGGCGAGGTTATTGGCCTTCACAGGAAGACAGCACGGAAGTCTGTGTCTTCTTCCGGTTTAACAGCTTTACCCAAAGGCGTACATCCACGCCAATCGTCGTTCTAAACACACTAAAGCACTCCATACATCCGATTATTGCCCAACAAATGAAAGCATGGTATGGTGTGACTCCGACAGAGACCAAGtggccagttgctgctgctgct
The sequence above is a segment of the Anopheles darlingi chromosome 2, idAnoDarlMG_H_01, whole genome shotgun sequence genome. Coding sequences within it:
- the LOC125959587 gene encoding uncharacterized protein LOC125959587, with translation MIRTVFLLLVLGMGTLASPENRLLTFEVMDRLQEVLLPLYNQLEPSMVEGITEVKRNVTQLIFALEAKVIEEKAIHLQQAIDQEIEIQEYVRTHHVDEECAPLVQELIDDDMDVAGFGFSNCIVTRVADGLQKEIDAMYAAGLWPEYRWFNSSLLEVFDGGNIFSEPDVLLTRLDEKQASLEEEAVLDFLPDLVENIEILEKRLSSIETAYVQCLQVNLLTLNMAFEIIKLQITQVCY
- the LOC125948098 gene encoding uncharacterized protein LOC125948098, whose protein sequence is MAIALLAVRSFFGSLQCFSIMMARTSPERIVALFAYKNSVPKLRIEDDSWSSRIFLGDPVGHFRIVFTDDDSIPVNNRVHYRLLGDLMELFRVDCAMYENEHDDGLKQTVFGCKLLFARSGILRHSPYCVTLQAVDPTVERTTDGGKRHGRPSSTGEDGNVTICITTNLNRIHEYDLPRPEALTSNSGDAAPAYAEASSGSRFETKPQQARRKSKKDVTTPARIAYPKEAIVYDTSRKYARIAEPRNFKQLIQQESGVSDLSFRLTSNPLDAFGITRVAGIIYLKNETAFNEKSLESRHEITVSWKNYSVNILVRMRKNPDAAQCAGGTVLVEGGVEDFCAIHPNRSSCLGACGIGSLLGPCEYRSPDGPAALLQPWSEDYPTCSSGLTHCPDGICDPLEEMGHREKIHICPQDCVFKPDIVGVHDSDKPRGIHTAPGHCSCRSTGHCTCTDNLRILPSHKRNKTSTTTTTSSSTTTTTTTTEATETIRGSGEKASDVELLTVPSTGAELNDTENVPPAAVRDGSVYEPGLIKGPHASIYLLAIVLIPMVLAVMIVSYCFSRKVPIKGKLIDNSGNSGLNSIAMNLVSNDTEIFNVELPLTSRMNEINFKIDYDSKWEFPRSNLILDATLGEGEFGKVLKGFATDLPEKPGITTVAVKMLKTGANSVELLALLSEYQLLQEVNHPNVIRLLGACTKGDSPLLIIEYCQYGSLKNYLRLSRKLEVLNADYENSVEPITVKDILSFAWQISKGMAYLTDIKLVHRDLAARNVLLAEGKVCKISDFGLTRDVYEDDAYLKKSKDRVPVKWMAPESLADHIYTTKSDVWAFGVLCWELITLGASPYPGIPPQNLYNLLKQGYRMECPKNCSEEIYSIVRSCWADDPKQRPSFKHLAGQFELLLGRSAKYIDMEQNSISNPVYCVNVDEVDCAKIAICKEEQDRLESLWTPPQYESVHDNSNTSELAGRYQTPTSSAITLSEDKKQLLLQSYDIPRPLIETATIEQKLRYENDVRLRPKMVNGGNGDAGSMMEQHLNSSASTGSPASVSSSRGSTICGRTRFEETSFIELAAANAGSISEYDSPSRQPRRVLSYLDMSKQGQQQQQLSANLEISHMIDKKQSKDIALRFSNVDNELQMVLVDPRTGEVAAAAIGEAEENPVLSNVPVKRPPGATTVPSSTADGVEYSEIVKIRTGPTTTTTGHDKIGHTLTSLV